Sequence from the Candidatus Methylomirabilota bacterium genome:
CGCCGCCTGGGTACGTGCTCGACTGGCATTGCGCGCCCCGCCGGCAGTACTCGATCTCGCTGTCCGGGACCGCCGAGATCGAGGTGGGCGACGGCACGGTGGCGCGGATCGGGCCGGGCGACGTGGTCCTGGCCGAAGACCTAAGCGGCCAGGGGCACATCACCCGCGTGGTCGGCGCAGAGCCGCGCTTCTACGCCATCGTGCCCCTCGGATGACGATGCTAGCCCGCGGATGACGATGCTAGCCCGCGGATGACGATGCTAGAATGACGACCCCATGACGGAATACGAGCTGATCGTCATCGGCAGCGGCCCGGCGGGCCACCACGCCGCCATCCAGGCCGCCAAGCTCGGCCGCCGCGTCGCCATCGTGGAGCGCCTTGCGTGCGTGGGCGGCGTCTGCCTCAATACGGGCACGATCCCGTCCAAGACGCTGCGCGAGGCCGTGCTGTACCTCTCGGGTTTTCAGCAGCGCGGGCTCTACGGCCACTCCTACCGCGTCAAGCAGACGATCACCGTCCAGGACCTGATGTTCCGGTGCCACCACGTGATCCAGAAGGAGAACGACGTCTACCGCTCGCAGTTCGGGCGCAACGGCGTGGACGTTCTCGAGGGACAGGCCTCGTTCGTCGATCCGCACACCGTCAAGGTCGAGGGCGAAGGGCCCGCGACGCTGATCCGCGCCGAGCGATTCGTCATCGCCACGGGCACCGTGACCGCGGTTTCTCCGGAGGTCCCGATCGACGGCGCCGCCATCATCGACGCCGACGGCATCTTCAACCTGACGAAGATCCCCGCCACCATGATCGTGGTCGGCGCCGGCGTGATCGGCATGGAGTACGCCTGCATCTTCTCGACGCTCGGCGCCATGGTCACGGTGGTGGACGGGCGCACGCGCCTGCTCGAGTTCGCCGACGGCGAGATCATCGAGGCGCTGATGTACCACATGCGCGAGAACCGCGTCACGTTCCGCATCGGCGAGAGCGTGGAACGGGTCGAGCGCGATCCGGGCGGCGGAGTCACGGCGCATCTCAAGAGCCGGAAGACGCTCCACGCCGACGTGCTCCTCTACGCCGTCGGTCGGTACGGCAGCACGGCGGCGCTCAACCTGGCGGCGGCCGGGCTCGAGGCCGACCCGCGCGGGCGCCTCAAGGTGGACGGCAATTTCCGGACCGCGGTGCCGCACATCTTCGCCGCGGGCGACGTCGTGGGCTTCCCCAGCCTGGCCTCCGTCTCCATGGAGCAGGGGCGCGTGGCCTCGGCCAACGCCTTCGGCATCCCGACGGTAACGGTGCCGGCACTCTTCCCGTACGGGCTCTACACGATCCCCGAGATCTCCTTCGTCGGGCGCACCGAGGAAGAGCTGACCACTGCCGGCGTGCCCTACGAGGTCGGCATGGCGTACTATCGAGAGATTGCGCGGGGCCAGATCATCGGCGACACGACCGGGCGGCTCAAGCTGATCTTCCACAGCGAGACGGGGGCGCTCTTGGGCGTCCACGTGATCGGCGAGGGCGCCACGGAGCTGATCCATATCGGCCAGGCCGTGATGGCGCTGGGCGGCACCGTCCGCTACTTCGTGGACCACGTGTTCAACTACCCGACGCTGGCCGAGTGCTACAAGGTGGCGGCCCTGGCCGGGCTCAACAAGCTCGGCGCGGCGCGCGCGGCCGCGATCGGCGCCGCGGTGGCGCCGCTCGACCCCTCCTTTCTCCTCGGCAAACCTTTCTAGAGAGGCGGCTCATGGATACTCCGCGAGTCTATTACCGTCAGGGCTGAAGCTCCTGCGCCAAGACGAAAGAGTTGCTTTCGTCATGGGGAGTGACGTTCGAGGGGTTCGACGTCGAAGCCGAGCCCGAGCGGCGGCGTGACCTCGAGCCGTTCGGCGTCCCCCGCGTGCCGGCGACGATCGTCGGCGACCGCGTGGTCCACGGCTGGAACCCGAAGGCGCTCGCCGAGC
This genomic interval carries:
- the sthA gene encoding Si-specific NAD(P)(+) transhydrogenase, with the translated sequence MTEYELIVIGSGPAGHHAAIQAAKLGRRVAIVERLACVGGVCLNTGTIPSKTLREAVLYLSGFQQRGLYGHSYRVKQTITVQDLMFRCHHVIQKENDVYRSQFGRNGVDVLEGQASFVDPHTVKVEGEGPATLIRAERFVIATGTVTAVSPEVPIDGAAIIDADGIFNLTKIPATMIVVGAGVIGMEYACIFSTLGAMVTVVDGRTRLLEFADGEIIEALMYHMRENRVTFRIGESVERVERDPGGGVTAHLKSRKTLHADVLLYAVGRYGSTAALNLAAAGLEADPRGRLKVDGNFRTAVPHIFAAGDVVGFPSLASVSMEQGRVASANAFGIPTVTVPALFPYGLYTIPEISFVGRTEEELTTAGVPYEVGMAYYREIARGQIIGDTTGRLKLIFHSETGALLGVHVIGEGATELIHIGQAVMALGGTVRYFVDHVFNYPTLAECYKVAALAGLNKLGAARAAAIGAAVAPLDPSFLLGKPF